The DNA window ACCGTTCAGATTAGGGAAATCCATCAGCATCTGTTTCGTTTGTTTATATGCCAATTGTTCGTCTGATCCACAATATTCGATGTCCATGACTTGAACGCCTGAGAACCGGGCGACGTAATCAAGAAACCCTTCTTCACGTTGATCTGCATTCCGTGCTCCTTGCACAAAATTAACAATCCCAATTTGACTATTCTCTCCTGTCAGTTTGACTAAGCGCTCCGCCGCTTTCTGGCCTGCTTCGTAATTATTTGTGCCTACATATGATTTAACTTTCGCTGATGCCACTTCCGAATCCATGGAAATGACCGGAATATTATAATAAGAAGTCTGATCTGTTACCTGACCTAATGCTTCATAATCACTCGCCGCTAGTACAATGACGTCAGGTTTGCGAGCAATCGATTGTTCCATTAAGGTAATCTGCTCCTTGTAATTATTCTCGTTATCAGGAGCTAGAAAATTCAGCTTAACATTATACTCTTTGGCTGCAGCTTCAGCTCCCATTCTGATAGTATCCCAATAATCTCCTCGATCGAGCTTAACGATCATATCTACTGCTATGATATTTTCTTCACTTTGCAAACTCTTAGAAGGTGTACACGATGAGAGCAGTAGTGTCAACAAAGCGACAATCATAATTCTCTTACCACAGATCACTATGATCTTACTCATGACTCATCCTCCCTTGGGTCAGGTATATCATCCGGCTTGACCATAGGAATTGTTATGGTTACCGTTGTCCCTTCTTCCTGTTCGCTCTCAAACTGTAGCCCAAATGTTTTACCGTAATAGAGTGAAATTCTCTCCTGTACATTACGTACACCGACTCCCGAGCCACCTCCACTCTTACTGACACTACTAAATATTTTTTTCAGCTTTTCTTCCGACATCCCCACACCATTATCCTTAATTCGAATGATCAGTTTGTCGTCCTCTGCGCTAACATATATTCCGATAAATCCTTTCTCAGGTGAGTTCTCTATACCATGATGAATCGCATTCTCCACTAGAGGTTGGAGGATTAACTTTAGCGTTAGACATTCAAGCACTTCATCCTCACAAATAATTTCATAATCAAACTTATTCTTGAACCGAATAGTCTGGATGATGAGATAATGTCGTACATGCTCTAACTCAGCTTGCACGGTAATGATATGACTTCCACTACTCAGACTGATACGGAAGAATCGCGATAGCGACGTGATCGTAGTCACAACTTCCTCGCTTCTACCTAATTCTGCTAAACGGGTTACAGAATTCAGCGTGTTGTAGAGAAAGTGAGGGTTGATCTGGGATTGGAGCACATCAAGTTCACTCTTTCGTTTCGCCTCTTGCTCTTGGATGATCTGATCCATTAGTTCACGAATCCGCCGTAGCATGAGATTGAACCTTTTTGATAGTTGTTCAACTTCATATGCCCCACTTACATACACGTTCGTTTGAAAATTACCTTTCTCAACCATGTATGCCGACCGTTCAAGCTTACGAATGGGTTGCGATATTTTGGCTGAGATATAGATATTTACAATCAACACAGCGATGATCACGATGATAAGAAACCAGATAATAAAGTCACTCAGTTCCCTTCTAGTTGTTAAAAATTCATCAGCATAAGCTACACCAACTATTTTCCAACCGGTTGGATTTACCGTACGAATCGTTATAATTCGCTGTTCGCCATCAGCATAATCGAGATAGCTACCATATTTATAATTAAGCACAGATTCCAGATTTTCGTATTTCAATCCCGCATAGATTAACTGCTGTTGAGGGTGATATACCATATTACCGACTGCATCAATAATGTACACGTAGCCTTTTTTACCAAGACTTACTTTTTGACCAAGCTGATCAATCGTACGAAAGTTAACATCAATGACAAGAACACCTACTTTTACTTCGGAGTTCTCATGGTACATAATCGTTTTGCTTAATGAAACCACCCATCGATATTGCCACTTAAACAGGTTCTGGATATGAGGGGCAGTAAATTGCAAAGCTCCAGGCTTCGAAATAGCAGTCTCAAACCAAGGTTGTTCAGTTAACTTCGTATTCTGCCGCATTGGAATTGATGGAACGTTCCTCACTAATTCCCCATCCTGTTTAAATAATGCCATAGAGACAAGATCATCCCGCGTATTAATAATAGTATCCAGTTGTTCGCCTAGTTGTTGATCAGTAACATCAGGCATCTTATTAATCTTTTCTTCTACGACATTAAAGATATCCTCCATCCCACTAACGTACAATTCCAGATTAGAATTAACCTGCTCTATCGTTTGTCCAAGACCAAGAAAGGTGTTCTCTTCCGCCGCACTTGAGAAACGATTAAACAACATAACACTTACCAAAAGGACAACCACCACAGTGATCGTAATCGAAGAGACAGAAATAAGAACTTGAATTTTGCGGATATGGAAGCCTCTTAGAAACCGGGTAATCATGCTCCAAAATTTCATTGGGGTCTTACTCCACTTCGATATTCTTTAGGTGATATTCCGAAGTTTTTACGGAAACAAAAGCTAAAATAATTAGGATCGGTAAATCCCACAGCCTCTGCAATTTCAAACGCTTTCATATCGCTGCTCCGTAACAGGTCCAAAGCTGCATCCATTCGTACACCCATCAAATAACTAACAAATGTCATCTTCATTTCCTTTTTGAAAATATTACTGAAATACCCCGTACTAATATGCAAATGGTTACAAACCTTTGTAATAGAAATATCATTCTCACTATAGTTCGCCAATATATATTCTCGCGCTTCAACTACCAACTTGTTATAGCTGGACTGCCGATTTGATGTAATATGATTTTTTAATTTCATGCAAATTCCAACGAACCAGGATTTGGCTTCTTCTGCAAGCGTAAATCTGGAAAGCTGGCCTAGAAGAGTAACATTATCACCAAATAGTTGATCTAAGTCCACACGAATATCCTTTGAGGCTTTGATCACAGCCGTTAGCATCTCAAGCAAATATACCTGAAAATCCTGATTTGATACTTGACTATCAATCAGAGCATGGAAATGGTCATCCAGTAAATCAAGTAATTCCTGATCACTACCTACTTTCAGGCAACGAATCATTTCCTTCTCCTTCATTTCGCCAAAAGAAAGCTTCGTCCAATTTCTCGTCTCGACGTCTTCAATCCAAATCACCTTATTGTTACCAAGGATTAACCGATAATCCAGTGCTTGCTGTGCTTCATTATACGAGGATTGAATATCACCAATATCACTAATCACTGAGCCGACACCAATCGTCACCGTCAATTTCAAGTATCGTTCCACACTATATAAAACTTCCTCAAGCAATTGAAAGGTTCGATTCGCAACGTTTTCCACATGGCTACCCTCATAAATGCTTAATACCACGACTTCATCATGATGAATAAATGCTTTGCTTGACTCTTCCCTACGTACAATTTCTTCCGCTATATTAAGGACCGCAAATAATTGAAGCTCAGTATCGTGTGTTTCCCTAAGAGACACAGATCCACTCCACTTAGTAGAGCGAAATGGAGCATTCGATGCTTTTGTAATTGAATCAATACAAATCACTGATACAAGGTAATTCTGTCCATTCAAATCAAGATCGTAATACAGACTTTTCTCACGAATTTCAGAGGCTGGGAGTCTACGTGACATTAAAGAGGACAGGAACAAACTTTGTAGAATTGGTAAATTCTTTTGATAATGTTCTGTCAACAGTTGTACATTTTCCTTGGCAGCCATTTCCTCGTCTAGCTGACCCTTTACTTTCTGAAGAACCTCTACTAGTTCGCCTGCAGAGAATGGTTTCAATATGTATTCATCTATACCTAGCCTAATCGCCTTTTGCGCATATTCGAATTCATCATAACCTGTCAGGATAATGATTTTAGTAGCTGGATAATGACAACGAATCCACTCAGACAACTGTAGACCGTTCATAAAAGGCATTTGAATATCGGTTACCACCACGTCAGGAAAAAATTTATCGACGGATT is part of the Paenibacillus segetis genome and encodes:
- a CDS encoding substrate-binding domain-containing protein; translated protein: MSKIIVICGKRIMIVALLTLLLSSCTPSKSLQSEENIIAVDMIVKLDRGDYWDTIRMGAEAAAKEYNVKLNFLAPDNENNYKEQITLMEQSIARKPDVIVLAASDYEALGQVTDQTSYYNIPVISMDSEVASAKVKSYVGTNNYEAGQKAAERLVKLTGENSQIGIVNFVQGARNADQREEGFLDYVARFSGVQVMDIEYCGSDEQLAYKQTKQMLMDFPNLNGIVSLSAESSIGAGKAVVDLGYAGLVKLITFDNPPEMLELLQEGTVQAMVVQNPFNNGYMAIVTAVQAARGEHIDDRIPTDTKLIDLDNMLWPENQKLLFPFVK
- a CDS encoding sensor histidine kinase, which translates into the protein MKFWSMITRFLRGFHIRKIQVLISVSSITITVVVVLLVSVMLFNRFSSAAEENTFLGLGQTIEQVNSNLELYVSGMEDIFNVVEEKINKMPDVTDQQLGEQLDTIINTRDDLVSMALFKQDGELVRNVPSIPMRQNTKLTEQPWFETAISKPGALQFTAPHIQNLFKWQYRWVVSLSKTIMYHENSEVKVGVLVIDVNFRTIDQLGQKVSLGKKGYVYIIDAVGNMVYHPQQQLIYAGLKYENLESVLNYKYGSYLDYADGEQRIITIRTVNPTGWKIVGVAYADEFLTTRRELSDFIIWFLIIVIIAVLIVNIYISAKISQPIRKLERSAYMVEKGNFQTNVYVSGAYEVEQLSKRFNLMLRRIRELMDQIIQEQEAKRKSELDVLQSQINPHFLYNTLNSVTRLAELGRSEEVVTTITSLSRFFRISLSSGSHIITVQAELEHVRHYLIIQTIRFKNKFDYEIICEDEVLECLTLKLILQPLVENAIHHGIENSPEKGFIGIYVSAEDDKLIIRIKDNGVGMSEEKLKKIFSSVSKSGGGSGVGVRNVQERISLYYGKTFGLQFESEQEEGTTVTITIPMVKPDDIPDPREDES
- a CDS encoding response regulator; translated protein: MYKLILVDDEEDVREGLLGLIDWESIGYQVMDTAENGKEAAESVDKFFPDVVVTDIQMPFMNGLQLSEWIRCHYPATKIIILTGYDEFEYAQKAIRLGIDEYILKPFSAGELVEVLQKVKGQLDEEMAAKENVQLLTEHYQKNLPILQSLFLSSLMSRRLPASEIREKSLYYDLDLNGQNYLVSVICIDSITKASNAPFRSTKWSGSVSLRETHDTELQLFAVLNIAEEIVRREESSKAFIHHDEVVVLSIYEGSHVENVANRTFQLLEEVLYSVERYLKLTVTIGVGSVISDIGDIQSSYNEAQQALDYRLILGNNKVIWIEDVETRNWTKLSFGEMKEKEMIRCLKVGSDQELLDLLDDHFHALIDSQVSNQDFQVYLLEMLTAVIKASKDIRVDLDQLFGDNVTLLGQLSRFTLAEEAKSWFVGICMKLKNHITSNRQSSYNKLVVEAREYILANYSENDISITKVCNHLHISTGYFSNIFKKEMKMTFVSYLMGVRMDAALDLLRSSDMKAFEIAEAVGFTDPNYFSFCFRKNFGISPKEYRSGVRPQ